The following are encoded together in the Ictalurus punctatus breed USDA103 chromosome 1, Coco_2.0, whole genome shotgun sequence genome:
- the dscc1 gene encoding sister chromatid cohesion protein DCC1, whose translation MRTLEEVQATLHIAKLKEEDLNSVTHCLSFSDNVSSGDYCLMELDDTLCKHIEEGKSLTIRGDKDEHAVLCSEDKTYDLKIADTSNLLLFLPGCRTPEQLSDSASDPKLIQAQIWGCANSYWELRRQRPKLKKLKKLLMENPYDGPPIGAQESPELKHTMEDLLERIQGSQKEIEAYLQGIHACKIDGYWRILDFDYELKLLGHVTQLVDSESWSLSKVPLSVCLEELAPLEPKAMIEHCLNCYGRRYNTEDGEVMYALDEDKVCRAMAQMLLQNAVKFNLSEFQEVWQQSVPEGVSTRLDQLSGLALVDCSSRPETISLLRVEDLPEDTLERFNALFAMREKWTQQDIEPYIRDLCGEKQTTGALLTKHARSSMQNGIKVYNSRRPVAT comes from the exons ATGCGGACATTAGAGGAGGTTCAGGCCACGCTACACATTGCGAAGCTAAAGGAAGAGGACTTgaactctgtaacacactgccTGTCGTTCAGCGACAATGTTTCCTCCGGAGATTACTGCCTCATGGAACTGGACGATACACTTTGTAAACACATTGAAGAAGGAAAGAG TCTTACAATCAGAGGTGACAAAGATGAGCATGCGGTCCTGTGCAGCGAAGACAAGACCTATGACTTGAAAATAGCGGACACGTCCAATTTGCTCCTGTTTCTACCAGGATGTAGGACTCCAGAGCAGCTCTCTGACAGCGCATCAGATCCTAAGTTAATCCAAGCCCAG ATCTGGGGTTGCGCTAACAGTTACTGGGAGCTGAGACGCCAACGACCAAAGTTAAAGAAACTCAAGAAGCTGCTTATGGAGAACCCATACGACGGCCCACCGATCGGTGCACAGGAGTCTCCAGAGCTCAAG cATACTATGGAGGACCTTCTAGAGAGAATACAAGGAAGCCAAAAGGAGATTGAGGCCTACCTTCAAGGAATTCATGCATGTAAAATTGATG GATACTGGCGGATTTTGGATTTTGATTACGAGCTGAAGCTCCTGGGTCATGTGACTCAGCTGGTGGATTCAGAGTCATGGTCTTTGAGTAAAGTGcctctcagtgtgtgtctggAGGAGCTGGCACCTTTAGAGCCTAA AGCAATGATCGAGCACTGTCTCAACTGTTACGGAAGACGGTATAACACCGAAG ATGGAGAGGTGATGTATGCACTGGATGAGGATAAAGTGTGCAGGGCCATGGCTCAAATGCTGCTGCAGAACGCTGTTAAGTTCAACCTGTCCGAGTTTCAGGAAGTGTGGCAGCAGAGCGTTCCTGAGGGCGTGAGCACAAGACTGGACCAGCTCAGT GGCTTAGCTCTGGTGGACTGCAGCTCGAGGCCAGAGACCATCTCACTGTTGCGAGTAGAGGACCTGCCTGAGGATACACTGGAGCGCTTTAACGCTCTCTTTGCTATGAGGGAGAAGTGGACACAGCAGGACATAGAGCCTTACATACG GGATCTGTGTGGAGAGAAGCAAACAACTGGAGCTCTGCTGACTAAACACGCCCGCTCCTCCATGCAGAACGGGATAAAGGTGTACAACTCAAGAAGACCTGTTGCAACATGA